TAAGAGAACTATCTCAAAAACTATACCAATAAACCAGTTTCCCTAAAAATTTACTTTTATCCCGTACCTTGCATCTATATGACTTCACAATCTTCTCGTTCTGGCAAAATTCTGGTAGTTGATGACTCTCCTGATAACGTGTTTTTGATCAAAACTATTTTGGAGGAAGAAGGTTACACCATTAGCACCGCAGAAAATGGTATTTCAGCCTTGGCAGAATTGAAAGCTTCTCCTTGTGACTTAGTTCTGCTGGATCTGATGATGCCAGATATGGATGGCTACGAAGTTACTAAGCACATTCGCGGTGATATGAAATTGCCGCAATATATCCCCATACTACTGATTACTGCCCACGATGCGCCTAATGTCGCCCACGGTTTAGATTTGGGTGCTGATGATTTTATCCGCAAACCTGTAACTGTAGATGAATTGCTGGCACGAGTGCGATCGCTCCTACGTTTGAAGCATAGTATGGATGAACGTGATGAAATTGCCCGCCAGCGAGAAGATTTTGTCTCTCGTCTCACCCACGATTTACGCACTCCCTTAGTGGCGGCCGATCGTATGTTGATGCTATTTCAGCAAGGTGCATTGGGAACATTATCACCACAAATGCACGAAGTAATCACCATTATGGCCCGTAGTAATATCAACCTGCTGACTATGGTCAATACCTTATTGGAAGTTTATCGCTTTGAAGCAGGTCGCAAAAGTTTGGCATTTCAACCAGTTAATCTAGGACGTTTGCTAGAGGAGGTGACTGGAGAATTAGCACCACTAGCTCAAGATAAAACACTGTCGCTAAATTTGGATTTTACTGAAGAGTCAAACACAGTTATGGGCGATCGCTTAGAATTGCATCGTCTATTTACAAACCTTATCGGCAATGCGATCAAATTTACCAATTCCGGGTCTGTGACTATTCGTTTTACTTCTCAACGACAGTTAGACAAAAGTAGTCAATCTCAGTTATCAGGAAAATCCAATTCCGTTGAATATATTAGCATTGAGATCGCGGATACTGGCCCAGGTATTCCCACCGAAGAACAAGCCACCATATTTGAACGATTTCGTCAAGGTAGTCACAAGAGTTCTGGTAGTGGCTTAGGACTCTACCTTGCTCGTCGAATTGTCGAGGCACATCAAGGCATTATTTTGCTGAATTCTGAATTGGGGAAAGGTAGTGTATTTATTGTCCTTTTACCCGCCACAACATGAGAAAATTAGCAATTATAATTTATGAATTACGGGGTATTTTATCCTGATATTTCATAAATTATAACTTTGCTAATATCTTCCAAGAATTTCAAGTCAATATTCTAATTAGCAAGTCAAACGCCAAAAAATGACGAATGAAATATGTTGAGATAGCAACGCTACATTCAAAACATAGTTTTTTAGGATACCAAACAATGATTACCACTGAATTATCTAAGATTGGCGATATTATCCAGAATCAGCGAGAGTTTTTTGAAACTGGTAAAACTAAAGATGTCACTTTTCGCATTGAACAACTTAAAAATCTCAAGCAAGCCATAATTGAGCATGAACAAGCAATAGTCGAGGCATTAAAAGCGGATTTACATAAACCAGAATTGGAGATTTACATTACAGAAATAGGCGTAATTAAGGAAATTGATTATGCTATAAAACATATCAATGCC
The Nostoc punctiforme PCC 73102 genome window above contains:
- a CDS encoding hybrid sensor histidine kinase/response regulator codes for the protein MTSQSSRSGKILVVDDSPDNVFLIKTILEEEGYTISTAENGISALAELKASPCDLVLLDLMMPDMDGYEVTKHIRGDMKLPQYIPILLITAHDAPNVAHGLDLGADDFIRKPVTVDELLARVRSLLRLKHSMDERDEIARQREDFVSRLTHDLRTPLVAADRMLMLFQQGALGTLSPQMHEVITIMARSNINLLTMVNTLLEVYRFEAGRKSLAFQPVNLGRLLEEVTGELAPLAQDKTLSLNLDFTEESNTVMGDRLELHRLFTNLIGNAIKFTNSGSVTIRFTSQRQLDKSSQSQLSGKSNSVEYISIEIADTGPGIPTEEQATIFERFRQGSHKSSGSGLGLYLARRIVEAHQGIILLNSELGKGSVFIVLLPATT